A region from the Streptosporangium sp. NBC_01756 genome encodes:
- a CDS encoding IclR family transcriptional regulator → MDARPPVKSADRTVALLEALARADRRLTLAELQRELGYPKSSLSMLLRTLAGRGWVECDPAGSAYGIGVRALLVGTSYLDRDPVVRAAALVLEQVRGEINETVHLARLDGADMVYLVSRESQHHLRFSSRVGRRQPAHATALGRAVLSERPDAAELMPPVLLPITPHTVTDRDLLLSELKQARERGYASEREQNVPGLGCFAVALPYRLPVTDAISASIPLVRLDEAHQEHIVATLVRAARQITDLLRNRAV, encoded by the coding sequence ATGGATGCGCGGCCCCCCGTCAAGTCGGCCGACCGGACAGTCGCGCTGCTGGAGGCGCTGGCGCGGGCCGACCGCCGGTTGACCCTGGCCGAGCTCCAGCGTGAGCTGGGCTATCCCAAGTCGAGCCTCTCCATGCTGCTGCGGACGCTGGCCGGCCGGGGCTGGGTCGAGTGCGACCCCGCGGGCTCCGCCTACGGCATCGGGGTACGCGCCCTGCTCGTCGGCACCTCCTATCTCGACCGTGATCCCGTGGTCCGCGCCGCCGCGCTCGTCCTGGAGCAGGTCCGCGGGGAGATCAACGAGACCGTCCACCTGGCCCGGCTGGACGGTGCCGACATGGTCTACCTCGTCAGCCGCGAATCCCAGCACCACCTGCGCTTCAGCTCGCGGGTGGGCCGCAGGCAGCCCGCCCACGCCACCGCCCTCGGCCGGGCGGTCCTGTCCGAGCGGCCCGACGCCGCCGAGCTGATGCCCCCGGTGCTGCTCCCCATCACCCCGCACACCGTCACCGACCGCGACCTGCTCCTGTCCGAGCTGAAGCAGGCGCGGGAGCGTGGCTACGCCAGTGAGCGCGAGCAGAACGTGCCGGGGCTCGGCTGCTTCGCGGTGGCCCTGCCGTACCGGCTGCCGGTGACGGACGCGATCAGCGCCTCGATTCCGCTGGTCCGTCTCGACGAGGCCCATCAGGAGCACATCGTCGCCACGTTGGTCCGGGCGGCGCGGCAGATCACCGACCTGCTGCGCAACCGGGCGGTCTGA
- a CDS encoding DNA translocase FtsK — translation MATRTSKGASGKTSAKRSSGRSGSPSSRTAPARRPSTRTKATTSARRPVTPNQDPIGWVFTMIGKLFMGIWMLLAGGIGSAARALGQNARELDPVHRRDGLGLAVFSGAIVLAAMTWRESTGTVSTVVNAVMHGVFGSLAWLIPILLALLAWRLLRHPDQNADTGRMGIGWSALTVGVLGIVHVVHDTPYPSGGGSDGMDNVAAAGGMIGFVISAPPASILPAFVTIPLLLILSGFGVLVITATPVHRIPERLSEIKHMLFNKDVPPRTGAPRKRSSRKKPDEGAETGDNVKPYDTPVVTEPRNRPLADHSPEIVPGLVEEEAPARPVEAPEPTPAPRKVEQLVLSSQDGPYTLPDTQLLRPGSAPKPQTKANTVVVNALTSVMEQFAIDAQVIGFTRGPTVTRYEIELGPAVKVEKVTALTKNIAYAVKSVDVRILSPIPGKSAIGVEIPNTDKDLVSLGDILRSQVAQADQHPMIVGLGKDVEGRTIVANLAKMPHLLIAGATGAGKSVCVNGLISSILMRATPDEVRMVLVDPKRVELSIYEGIPHLITPIITNPKKAAEALEWVVGEMDRRYDDLAASGFRHVDDFNKAVRAGKLVPPPGSERVYQPYPYLLVIVDELADLMMVAPRDVEDSIVRITQLARAAGIHLVIATQRPSVDVVTGLIKANVPSRLAFATSSLADSRVILDQPGAEKLVGQGDALFLPMGASKPMRLQNAFVSEKEIGEIVTHCKTQMAAEYRSDIAAVSAVKKEIDEDIGDDLDLLVQAAELIVTTQFGSTSMLQRKLRVGFAKAGRLMDLLESRNVVGPSEGSKAREVMVKPDELAGLLIDLRGE, via the coding sequence ATGGCCACCCGTACGTCTAAAGGCGCCTCAGGTAAGACCTCTGCCAAGAGGTCCTCTGGCCGGTCCGGATCCCCCTCGTCCCGTACGGCTCCCGCCAGGCGGCCCTCCACGCGGACGAAGGCCACGACCTCGGCCCGCAGGCCCGTCACGCCGAACCAGGACCCGATCGGCTGGGTCTTCACCATGATCGGCAAGCTCTTCATGGGGATCTGGATGCTGCTCGCGGGTGGCATCGGCAGCGCGGCGCGCGCCCTGGGGCAGAACGCGCGAGAGCTCGACCCCGTGCACCGCCGCGACGGGCTCGGCCTCGCGGTGTTCTCCGGGGCGATCGTGTTGGCCGCGATGACCTGGCGGGAGAGCACCGGCACGGTCTCCACCGTGGTCAACGCCGTCATGCACGGGGTGTTCGGATCGCTGGCCTGGCTGATCCCCATCCTGCTGGCCCTGCTGGCCTGGCGGCTGCTGCGTCATCCGGACCAGAACGCCGACACCGGCCGGATGGGCATCGGATGGTCCGCTCTCACTGTCGGGGTCCTCGGCATCGTGCACGTCGTGCACGACACGCCGTACCCCTCGGGAGGCGGCTCCGACGGGATGGACAACGTGGCGGCCGCCGGCGGCATGATCGGCTTTGTGATCTCGGCGCCCCCGGCGAGCATCCTGCCCGCCTTCGTCACCATCCCGCTGCTGCTGATCCTGTCCGGCTTCGGCGTCCTGGTGATCACGGCCACGCCGGTTCACCGGATCCCGGAGCGGCTGTCCGAGATCAAGCACATGCTCTTCAACAAGGACGTTCCGCCCCGGACCGGTGCGCCCAGGAAGCGGTCTTCGCGCAAGAAGCCGGACGAGGGGGCCGAGACCGGCGACAACGTCAAGCCCTACGACACGCCGGTCGTCACCGAACCCCGGAACAGACCGCTCGCCGACCACTCTCCGGAGATCGTGCCGGGGCTGGTGGAGGAGGAGGCTCCGGCCCGCCCGGTCGAGGCGCCCGAGCCGACTCCGGCGCCGCGCAAGGTGGAGCAGCTCGTGCTCTCCTCGCAGGACGGCCCGTACACCCTGCCGGACACGCAGCTCCTGCGTCCGGGCAGCGCGCCGAAACCGCAGACCAAGGCCAACACCGTCGTGGTCAACGCGCTGACCAGTGTGATGGAGCAGTTCGCCATCGACGCCCAGGTGATCGGGTTCACCCGCGGGCCGACCGTGACGCGCTACGAGATCGAGCTGGGCCCGGCCGTCAAAGTCGAGAAGGTCACCGCGCTCACCAAGAACATCGCCTACGCGGTCAAGTCGGTGGACGTCCGGATCCTGAGCCCGATCCCCGGAAAGTCGGCCATCGGCGTCGAGATCCCGAACACCGACAAGGACCTCGTCTCACTCGGCGACATCCTGCGCTCCCAGGTGGCCCAGGCCGACCAGCACCCGATGATCGTCGGTCTGGGCAAGGACGTCGAAGGCCGCACCATCGTGGCCAACCTGGCCAAGATGCCGCATCTGCTCATCGCGGGTGCCACCGGCGCGGGCAAGTCGGTCTGCGTCAACGGGCTCATCTCCTCGATTCTGATGCGCGCCACCCCGGACGAGGTGCGCATGGTGCTGGTCGACCCCAAGCGGGTCGAGCTCAGCATCTACGAGGGCATCCCGCACCTCATCACACCGATCATCACCAACCCCAAGAAGGCCGCCGAGGCGCTGGAATGGGTGGTGGGTGAGATGGACCGCCGCTACGACGACCTGGCCGCCAGCGGCTTCCGGCACGTCGACGACTTCAACAAGGCGGTGCGCGCGGGCAAGCTCGTGCCGCCGCCGGGCAGCGAGCGGGTCTACCAGCCCTACCCCTACCTCCTGGTGATCGTGGACGAGCTCGCCGACCTGATGATGGTCGCCCCGCGCGACGTCGAGGACTCCATCGTCCGCATCACCCAGCTCGCCCGTGCGGCCGGCATCCACCTGGTGATCGCCACGCAGCGGCCGTCGGTGGACGTCGTCACCGGCCTGATCAAGGCCAATGTGCCCTCCCGGCTCGCGTTCGCCACCTCCTCCCTGGCCGACTCCAGGGTCATCCTGGACCAGCCCGGCGCCGAGAAGCTGGTCGGCCAGGGTGACGCGCTGTTCCTGCCGATGGGGGCGAGCAAACCCATGCGGCTGCAGAACGCCTTCGTCTCCGAAAAGGAGATCGGCGAGATCGTCACGCACTGCAAGACCCAGATGGCGGCCGAGTACCGCTCCGACATCGCGGCCGTGTCCGCCGTCAAAAAGGAGATCGACGAGGACATCGGCGACGACCTCGACCTG